Proteins co-encoded in one Coxiella burnetii genomic window:
- a CDS encoding nucleotide sugar dehydrogenase codes for MNAVARKIAVIGLGYVGLPVAVAFSRLQPVIAYDKNSARIRALKQGYDACGEVDSQQLRTCQIDFTDDPDDLAKADFYIVAVPTPIDQSKHPDLSLLLNASETIGRYLKRGDIVVFESTVYPGVTEEECAPVLEKASGLKYGVDFTLGYSPERINPSDKTHRFETITKIVSGSDPETLDIVAHVYGSVITAGIYRAPSIRTAEAAKVIENTQRDLNIALMNELAIIFKRMDIDTQEVLAAAGTKWNFLPFKPGLVGGHCIGVDPYYLTYQAQRYGYNPQVILAGRRINDTMGKYIAEQTIKQMIHAGYTIKGAKVAVLGLTFKENCPDLRNSKVIDIIEELNDYGIECVVHDPLADPEVAKQLYNIDLKSWDEIHDVDSFVLAVAHDQFHQYSLEDYHAKLAHHSIIVDVKNVLNPQDCKSNGITLWRL; via the coding sequence ATGAACGCCGTCGCAAGGAAAATCGCTGTTATTGGGCTTGGCTATGTGGGTCTTCCCGTTGCTGTTGCTTTTAGCCGTCTCCAACCGGTCATCGCTTACGACAAAAATTCTGCCCGGATTCGAGCACTTAAACAAGGTTATGATGCCTGCGGCGAAGTTGATTCTCAACAGTTACGCACCTGCCAAATTGATTTTACGGACGACCCGGACGATTTAGCAAAAGCTGATTTTTATATCGTTGCCGTCCCAACGCCCATCGATCAATCAAAACACCCCGATTTATCGCTCCTTCTCAATGCTTCCGAAACTATTGGCCGTTATTTAAAACGGGGGGATATCGTTGTTTTTGAATCGACCGTTTACCCGGGCGTCACGGAAGAAGAATGTGCGCCCGTTCTTGAAAAGGCGTCAGGCCTTAAATATGGCGTTGATTTTACGCTGGGATATTCCCCCGAACGAATTAACCCCAGCGACAAAACGCATCGGTTTGAAACGATCACCAAAATCGTATCGGGCTCTGATCCTGAAACTTTAGATATTGTCGCCCATGTCTATGGCAGTGTGATAACCGCCGGCATCTACCGCGCTCCTAGCATTCGCACAGCAGAAGCAGCCAAAGTCATTGAGAATACCCAGCGGGATTTAAACATCGCTTTAATGAATGAGCTGGCGATTATTTTTAAGCGGATGGATATCGACACTCAAGAAGTGTTAGCCGCTGCTGGAACTAAATGGAATTTTTTGCCTTTTAAACCCGGCTTGGTGGGGGGGCACTGCATCGGCGTCGATCCTTATTATCTCACCTACCAGGCTCAGCGCTATGGCTATAATCCTCAAGTGATCCTTGCCGGTCGCCGTATCAACGATACGATGGGTAAATACATTGCGGAACAAACGATTAAACAAATGATTCACGCGGGTTATACCATTAAAGGCGCTAAGGTGGCTGTTTTGGGTCTCACGTTTAAAGAAAATTGCCCCGATCTGCGAAATTCAAAAGTCATCGATATTATCGAGGAATTAAATGATTACGGCATTGAATGCGTGGTGCACGATCCTCTTGCCGATCCTGAGGTAGCTAAGCAACTCTATAATATAGATCTTAAATCGTGGGATGAGATTCACGATGTGGATTCTTTTGTATTAGCCGTTGCTCATGACCAATTTCACCAATATTCTTTAGAAGACTATCACGCCAAATTGGCTCATCATTCGATTATTGTTGATGTCAAAAATGTGTTAAATCCACAAGATTGTAAATCAAATGGCATCACCTTGTGGAGATTGTAA
- a CDS encoding UDP-glucose dehydrogenase family protein: protein MKVSVYGAGYVGLVSAVCLAELGHSVCCCDVNEEKIAKLMQGITPIHEQQLEPLLQKNLKIKRIFFTTRSDEAVKHGVIQIIAVGTPSADSGQVDMRYVDSVVETLGEQLTNYAIIVTKSTVAVGTADRISTQIENQLQKRKANIEFDVVSNPEFLKEGTAVIDFLDPDRVVVGVNNSRAANLMKELYAPLIKKGRPFVVMDRRSAEFSKYVSNAFLATKISFINEMSHFAEYFEADIEAVKIALGLDSRINGKFLNPGCGFGGSCFPKDLLALQSISRTAAIPASMVNAVLEVNERQKLILYEKIRRYFNGNLQGKIIAVWGLAFKPHTDDVRSASSLKLIESFWKAGAIVQAYDPLAMENIRALYGELSQLKLCENAYAALNNADVLAIVTEWDEFKNPNFALIKDSLRYPAIFDGRNLYQPHQLQEWGFDYFAIARGGIQFQTLPT, encoded by the coding sequence ATGAAAGTGAGTGTGTATGGTGCAGGTTACGTTGGGTTGGTAAGTGCCGTTTGTCTAGCTGAGCTCGGCCATAGCGTTTGTTGTTGTGATGTTAACGAAGAAAAAATTGCGAAATTGATGCAAGGAATAACGCCGATTCATGAACAACAATTAGAACCTTTGCTTCAAAAGAACTTAAAAATCAAGCGTATTTTTTTCACAACGCGTTCCGATGAAGCTGTCAAACATGGCGTTATACAAATTATTGCTGTGGGAACGCCGTCCGCAGATAGCGGGCAAGTGGATATGCGGTATGTAGACAGCGTCGTTGAAACGCTCGGAGAACAGCTTACCAATTATGCGATTATCGTTACTAAATCTACTGTAGCAGTAGGCACGGCCGATCGCATTAGCACGCAGATTGAAAACCAACTTCAAAAAAGGAAAGCGAACATTGAATTTGATGTTGTGTCTAATCCTGAATTCTTAAAAGAAGGAACGGCGGTCATTGATTTTTTGGATCCTGATCGCGTTGTAGTAGGTGTAAATAATTCGCGTGCCGCGAATTTGATGAAGGAACTTTACGCACCCTTAATTAAAAAAGGACGCCCATTTGTTGTCATGGACCGCCGATCGGCAGAGTTTTCAAAATACGTTTCAAATGCTTTTTTAGCGACGAAAATTAGTTTCATTAATGAAATGAGTCATTTTGCGGAATATTTTGAAGCTGATATTGAAGCAGTAAAAATTGCTTTGGGTTTGGATTCGCGAATTAATGGTAAATTTCTCAATCCAGGCTGTGGGTTTGGCGGCTCTTGTTTTCCAAAAGATTTATTAGCCTTGCAGAGTATTTCAAGGACAGCCGCTATTCCAGCCTCCATGGTTAATGCCGTATTGGAAGTCAACGAACGACAAAAGTTAATTTTATATGAAAAAATCCGACGTTATTTTAATGGAAATTTGCAAGGCAAAATTATTGCCGTATGGGGGCTCGCATTTAAGCCTCACACGGATGACGTGCGATCGGCATCCAGCCTGAAATTGATAGAATCATTCTGGAAGGCAGGCGCTATTGTTCAAGCCTACGATCCCTTAGCGATGGAAAATATCCGCGCGTTGTATGGAGAGTTATCCCAATTGAAACTTTGTGAAAATGCCTATGCTGCATTGAATAATGCGGATGTGCTTGCCATCGTAACGGAGTGGGACGAATTTAAAAACCCTAATTTTGCTTTAATTAAAGATAGTTTGCGTTATCCGGCTATTTTCGATGGTCGCAATCTTTATCAACCGCATCAATTACAGGAATGGGGATTTGATTATTTTGCGATTGCTCGAGGAGGGATACAATTTCAAACCCTTCCCACTTAA
- a CDS encoding SDR family NAD(P)-dependent oxidoreductase has product MEIKDQVAVITGGGSGMGAETARFLRHRGAKVVLLDKEIDKARDIAKELDGLAVECDVSDAKSSEAAVKTVVKKFQFITININCAGIAPASRIVKRDGAMPLADFQKVIDVNLIGTFNLLRLCAEQMVKQGSINDDGERGVIINTASIAAYEGQIGQAAYSASKGGIAALTLPAARELSKFGIRVMTIAPGVIATPMMANMPDEVKQSLAGAVPFPSRLGQPREYARLVGEIIENPYLNGSVIRLDGALRMAGR; this is encoded by the coding sequence ATGGAAATTAAAGATCAAGTGGCGGTTATCACCGGTGGCGGATCGGGAATGGGCGCTGAAACGGCCCGTTTTTTGCGCCATCGCGGCGCCAAGGTAGTATTGCTCGATAAAGAAATCGATAAGGCACGCGACATTGCAAAAGAATTGGATGGACTAGCGGTGGAATGTGATGTTTCTGACGCAAAAAGCAGTGAAGCAGCCGTTAAAACCGTTGTTAAAAAATTTCAATTCATCACCATTAATATTAATTGTGCCGGTATTGCACCAGCCTCCCGAATTGTGAAACGTGATGGAGCGATGCCACTAGCGGATTTTCAAAAAGTAATTGACGTCAATCTGATCGGAACTTTTAATTTATTACGGTTATGTGCCGAACAAATGGTAAAACAGGGATCGATTAACGACGACGGCGAACGGGGCGTTATTATTAATACAGCATCGATAGCGGCTTATGAAGGCCAAATCGGTCAGGCGGCTTATAGCGCTTCTAAAGGAGGCATAGCGGCACTGACGCTACCGGCTGCTCGTGAACTTAGCAAATTCGGTATACGAGTGATGACAATTGCTCCCGGCGTTATTGCAACCCCTATGATGGCTAATATGCCCGATGAGGTTAAACAAAGTTTAGCCGGAGCGGTGCCTTTCCCTTCTCGGCTGGGTCAGCCGAGAGAATACGCCCGATTAGTGGGAGAAATTATTGAAAACCCCTATTTAAATGGGAGCGTGATCCGTTTAGATGGCGCTTTGCGTATGGCGGGGAGGTAG
- the pgi gene encoding glucose-6-phosphate isomerase, with the protein MSLVESPPWQALKSKYQELSSLHMRDFFAQDKKRGTRLSLEAAGLYFDYSKNRVDEKTIDLLCESANACNLPLRIEQLFSGKLTNESGEMVGFHTALRQVNNFSFKTNNNAIQEIHASWEKIKKLSIRIREGDYKGFTNKSITDIVNIGIGGSSLGPQMAYNALKPYVKAPLRCHFISNLDDTDFYETVRTLNPETTLFIITSKTFTTKETLENARRATEWLMQAAKKENLIQTHFMAVTAAPEKAHEFGIQKDNIFMLWPWVGGRFSVWSAAGLSLAIAIGWEEFFEFLRGAHAMDTHFRQAEFNKNMPILLALLSIWYINFFHAKTQAIIPYSQRLVYLPDYLTQLHMESLGKSVQLDGSAVHWQTGAVVWGDLGTNSQHSFHQLFLQGTMVIPVDFIAVLKNSRESHWQLPLIANCLGQSQTLMEGYDKEGVMRDLINQGIEHEKAEKLATYRLIRGNNPSNTIILEELNPYSLGSLLALYEHKVYVQSVIWNINPFDQWGVERGKHLAKDILQALQAETDQSSFDSSTERLINYVLKIKGNRP; encoded by the coding sequence ATGAGTTTAGTCGAAAGTCCTCCGTGGCAGGCATTAAAATCTAAATACCAGGAATTATCTTCTCTGCATATGCGCGATTTCTTTGCGCAAGATAAAAAGCGTGGAACGCGATTGAGTTTAGAGGCGGCTGGTTTATATTTTGATTATTCAAAGAATCGAGTGGATGAGAAGACCATTGATTTACTGTGTGAGAGCGCAAATGCGTGTAATTTGCCACTACGAATTGAGCAACTCTTTAGCGGCAAATTAACAAACGAGTCGGGGGAGATGGTAGGGTTTCACACGGCTCTGCGTCAAGTGAACAACTTCTCCTTTAAAACGAATAATAATGCGATTCAGGAAATTCACGCTTCTTGGGAAAAAATAAAAAAATTATCAATTCGGATTCGCGAGGGCGATTATAAAGGATTCACCAACAAATCAATTACCGATATCGTTAATATTGGAATTGGTGGGTCGAGTTTAGGGCCGCAAATGGCTTACAACGCACTAAAACCTTATGTCAAAGCACCTTTGCGATGCCATTTTATTTCCAATTTAGATGACACGGATTTCTACGAGACGGTGCGGACTTTAAATCCAGAAACTACTTTATTTATTATTACCTCAAAAACATTTACGACAAAAGAAACCTTGGAAAATGCACGCCGCGCTACAGAATGGTTAATGCAGGCCGCTAAAAAAGAAAATTTAATTCAAACTCATTTTATGGCTGTAACGGCAGCGCCAGAAAAAGCGCACGAATTTGGCATTCAAAAGGATAATATTTTTATGCTATGGCCGTGGGTGGGTGGCCGTTTTTCAGTTTGGTCAGCAGCCGGGCTTTCGTTAGCAATTGCGATTGGCTGGGAAGAATTTTTTGAATTTTTACGCGGTGCGCATGCCATGGATACCCATTTTAGGCAAGCTGAATTTAACAAAAATATGCCGATATTATTGGCGTTGTTATCAATTTGGTATATTAATTTTTTCCACGCAAAGACTCAGGCCATTATTCCTTACAGCCAGCGATTAGTTTATTTACCTGATTACCTCACCCAATTGCACATGGAAAGTCTCGGGAAAAGCGTTCAACTTGACGGCTCGGCGGTGCATTGGCAGACGGGGGCGGTAGTATGGGGCGATCTTGGCACCAATAGCCAACATAGTTTTCACCAATTATTTTTGCAAGGGACAATGGTGATACCAGTTGATTTTATCGCGGTCTTAAAGAATTCGCGAGAAAGCCATTGGCAACTGCCTTTGATCGCCAATTGCTTAGGCCAAAGCCAGACGCTGATGGAAGGTTATGATAAAGAAGGAGTGATGAGAGATCTCATTAATCAAGGGATTGAGCACGAAAAAGCAGAAAAATTGGCAACTTACCGCTTGATCCGTGGTAACAACCCCAGCAATACCATTATTCTGGAAGAATTGAACCCTTATTCGTTAGGATCATTGTTAGCGTTATATGAACATAAAGTGTATGTGCAAAGTGTTATTTGGAATATTAATCCTTTTGATCAATGGGGAGTAGAGCGAGGCAAACATTTAGCTAAGGATATCTTGCAAGCGTTGCAAGCAGAAACTGATCAGTCATCCTTTGACAGTTCTACGGAACGATTGATCAATTACGTGCTCAAAATAAAAGGTAACCGACCATGA
- the galU gene encoding UTP--glucose-1-phosphate uridylyltransferase GalU — MKKVTTAVFPVAGLGTRFLPVTKAGPKEMLPIVDKPIIQYVVEEAIAAGITHLVFVTSSSKRAIEDYFDSNYELETRLRSSRKLDALKLIQNLLPKEVRISYVRQAHPLGLGDAVLSAKHVVGDQPFAVLLPDDIIDCGEKSCLQLMMEAFEKHQRNIIAVEQVPLNQTDKYGIVSVVDEHQVKRITGMVEKPPLGSALSDWAVTGRYILSPRVFDHLDAISCGVGGEIQLTDAIVALLQEEQVLAFPFKGHRYDCGSRLGFLQATIAYALKRPEFKEPLREYLFKLLGSECVGG; from the coding sequence ATGAAAAAAGTCACTACTGCCGTTTTTCCTGTGGCCGGATTGGGAACACGATTCCTGCCGGTAACCAAAGCGGGGCCCAAAGAAATGTTGCCGATTGTTGATAAGCCAATTATTCAATATGTAGTAGAAGAGGCGATCGCTGCCGGCATTACGCATCTCGTTTTTGTAACGAGTAGCAGCAAGCGGGCTATCGAAGATTATTTTGATAGTAATTATGAATTGGAAACGCGGTTGCGCTCCAGTAGGAAACTGGATGCCTTGAAATTAATACAGAATCTCTTACCCAAAGAAGTTCGTATTAGCTATGTGCGTCAAGCGCACCCTTTAGGCTTGGGTGATGCGGTATTATCGGCGAAACATGTCGTCGGCGACCAGCCGTTTGCGGTATTGTTACCCGATGACATTATTGACTGCGGTGAGAAAAGCTGTTTGCAATTGATGATGGAAGCTTTTGAAAAGCATCAACGGAATATCATTGCGGTTGAACAGGTGCCTTTAAATCAAACCGATAAATATGGCATCGTTTCTGTGGTGGATGAGCACCAGGTGAAGCGAATTACTGGTATGGTTGAAAAACCTCCCCTCGGAAGCGCGTTGTCAGATTGGGCTGTCACCGGCCGCTATATTTTGTCTCCACGTGTTTTTGATCATTTGGATGCCATCAGTTGTGGCGTGGGGGGGGAGATTCAACTAACGGATGCGATTGTCGCGCTGTTGCAAGAAGAGCAGGTGCTTGCCTTTCCCTTCAAGGGTCACCGTTACGATTGCGGGAGTCGATTGGGTTTCTTGCAGGCGACGATTGCTTATGCGCTCAAACGGCCTGAATTTAAAGAGCCCTTGCGGGAATATTTATTTAAACTGTTGGGCTCGGAGTGCGTGGGGGGTTAA
- a CDS encoding lysylphosphatidylglycerol synthase transmembrane domain-containing protein: protein MREGSEWISRMIRRCYKHYRFWTAVGFNGILFYLFYVWLQRTVPLHHLIVDMEHIHLGSALCVFPFYIFILLLYGLRLSFLMKIPFWKAFCVTSMGCGLNNILPFRLGDILRIYFAKQFFNLGISTTTAATLMERYFDLIMLLILGSLVLFSTQYALEVNVIYLFLILLSCSLLSVIFYRYFVIKNGYLRNFITRSERARSLLMAIEEAVSRRNKVQVLGLSVAIWLSLFSLYYLFFSLNLPSAHLSPNQAVCLLFMTTLSFAIPYSLGGIGIYETAIVYYLIKYLHVLRQRHWHLL from the coding sequence ATGAGGGAGGGCAGTGAATGGATATCACGCATGATAAGACGTTGCTATAAGCATTATCGTTTTTGGACAGCCGTTGGATTTAATGGAATTTTATTTTATCTGTTTTATGTATGGTTACAGCGGACAGTCCCTCTCCACCATTTAATCGTTGATATGGAGCACATCCACCTTGGATCGGCTCTTTGCGTTTTTCCTTTTTATATCTTTATCCTCCTACTTTACGGCCTTCGACTTTCCTTTTTGATGAAAATTCCCTTCTGGAAAGCATTCTGTGTCACCAGTATGGGGTGTGGTCTTAATAATATTTTACCCTTTCGTTTGGGGGATATATTGCGTATTTATTTTGCGAAACAGTTTTTTAATTTAGGTATATCAACGACCACGGCTGCTACGCTGATGGAGCGCTATTTTGATCTTATCATGCTATTAATTTTGGGCTCGTTGGTTCTGTTCAGTACTCAGTATGCGTTAGAGGTCAATGTAATTTATTTGTTTCTTATTTTATTAAGCTGTAGTTTACTGAGCGTGATTTTCTATCGCTATTTTGTGATAAAAAATGGTTATCTTAGAAATTTTATTACTCGCTCCGAACGGGCGCGGTCGTTATTAATGGCCATTGAAGAAGCCGTTTCACGACGCAATAAGGTGCAGGTGTTAGGTTTATCTGTTGCTATTTGGCTATCCCTATTTTCACTTTACTATTTGTTCTTTAGCCTGAATTTGCCCTCAGCCCATCTTAGCCCAAATCAAGCCGTCTGCTTGCTTTTTATGACGACGTTGTCTTTTGCGATTCCTTATTCCCTCGGAGGAATAGGCATTTATGAGACAGCTATCGTTTATTACCTCATCAAGTATCTTCACGTTCTGCGACAAAGGCATTGGCACTTGCTTTAA
- the rpsO gene encoding 30S ribosomal protein S15: MSLASAETAKIVKEYQLGKDDTGSPEVQVAILTAKIIKLTDHMKAHKHDHHSRRGLLRMVSQRRKLLNFLKRNDLQRYLKLIERLGLRS, encoded by the coding sequence ATGTCATTAGCTTCTGCGGAAACTGCGAAAATTGTGAAAGAATATCAACTGGGCAAAGACGACACAGGGTCGCCTGAGGTCCAGGTGGCCATTCTGACCGCTAAAATCATCAAACTCACCGACCACATGAAAGCCCACAAGCACGACCATCATTCGCGCCGAGGATTATTGCGTATGGTCAGTCAGCGGCGCAAACTCCTTAATTTCTTAAAAAGAAATGATCTCCAACGATATCTCAAACTTATTGAACGATTAGGATTGCGCTCATAA
- the pnp gene encoding polyribonucleotide nucleotidyltransferase codes for MNKIRKTFQYGKHEVTFETGEMARQATGAVVVRMGDTVLLVSVVAKKEAEEGRDFFPLTVNYQEKTYAAGKIPGGYFKREGRPTEKETLTSRLIDRPLRPLFPKGFTNEVQVIATVLSVDSKVPTDIPAILGASAAIGLSGIPFNGSLGAARVGYRGGEYLLNPSLDELKDSALDLVVAGTRDAVLMVESEAQELPESVMLGAVLHGHQAMQVAIQAIAEFIQEAGGAKWEWEPPTVNTALEKWVVEKSEAPLKKAYQIQEKTARQAQIQAIRDQLLADRAAEREGEENAVNEHELAVIFHELERRIVREQILTGQPRIDGRDTKTVRPITVKVGVLPRSHGSALFTRGETQALVVTTLGTERDAQSIDDLDGDRQEEFIFHYNFPPFCVGEVGFMSGPKRREIGHGRLAKRAVVPVVPTLDKFPYVIRVVSEILESNGSSSMASVCGSSLALMDAGVPTKAPVAGIAMGLIKENDKYAVLSDILGDEDHLGDMDFKVAGTSNGVTALQMDIKIEGITKEIMEQALDQAKEGRLHILSIMNKVLDKPRSQVSDLAPQYVTMKINPEKIRDVIGKGGVVIREITEATNCAIDISDDGTIKIAAHTTEEGEAAKRRIEELTAEVELGKVYEGTVVKITDFGAFVQILPNTQGLVHISQIAQERVENVRDYLEEGQVIRVKVIEIDRQGRVRLSMKQID; via the coding sequence ATGAATAAAATTAGAAAGACTTTCCAATATGGCAAACATGAAGTTACATTTGAAACAGGAGAAATGGCCCGCCAAGCCACGGGTGCTGTTGTTGTCCGAATGGGTGACACAGTTTTATTAGTATCGGTTGTTGCAAAAAAAGAAGCGGAAGAGGGACGAGATTTTTTTCCTCTTACTGTCAATTACCAAGAAAAAACCTATGCGGCCGGCAAAATTCCGGGAGGTTATTTTAAACGCGAAGGGAGACCCACCGAAAAAGAGACTTTAACTTCCCGTCTGATTGATCGACCCTTGCGCCCGCTTTTTCCTAAAGGATTCACCAACGAAGTCCAGGTTATTGCGACCGTACTTTCGGTGGATTCTAAAGTCCCCACCGATATTCCTGCTATTTTAGGCGCTTCTGCCGCGATCGGTTTGTCAGGCATCCCTTTCAACGGGTCTTTGGGGGCCGCACGGGTCGGCTATCGCGGCGGGGAATATCTTTTAAACCCGTCTTTAGACGAACTTAAAGATTCGGCGCTTGACCTCGTGGTAGCGGGGACTCGAGACGCTGTTTTAATGGTTGAATCTGAAGCACAAGAATTGCCAGAGTCAGTGATGCTGGGAGCGGTGTTACATGGGCATCAAGCGATGCAGGTTGCCATTCAGGCGATAGCTGAATTTATTCAAGAGGCGGGAGGTGCGAAATGGGAGTGGGAACCTCCAACGGTAAATACAGCTTTAGAAAAATGGGTGGTAGAAAAATCAGAAGCTCCCCTTAAAAAGGCCTACCAAATCCAAGAAAAAACGGCGCGTCAAGCCCAAATTCAGGCTATTCGCGATCAATTGCTCGCCGATCGAGCTGCCGAGCGTGAAGGAGAGGAAAACGCCGTTAATGAACATGAGCTGGCAGTGATTTTCCATGAATTGGAACGTCGAATTGTCCGTGAGCAGATCCTAACCGGGCAGCCGCGTATTGACGGGCGTGATACCAAAACGGTGCGTCCTATCACCGTTAAAGTGGGGGTGCTGCCCCGCTCGCACGGATCTGCTTTATTCACGCGTGGCGAAACTCAAGCTTTAGTAGTAACGACTTTAGGCACTGAGCGCGATGCGCAATCTATCGATGATCTGGATGGCGACCGACAAGAAGAATTTATTTTCCATTACAATTTCCCGCCGTTTTGTGTCGGCGAGGTTGGCTTTATGAGTGGACCTAAGCGCCGTGAAATCGGTCACGGCCGATTAGCCAAGCGGGCAGTGGTCCCTGTTGTTCCTACGCTTGATAAATTTCCTTACGTAATTCGAGTTGTCTCGGAAATTTTGGAGTCGAATGGTTCGAGTTCGATGGCAAGCGTCTGTGGAAGTAGTTTGGCACTCATGGACGCGGGCGTGCCGACGAAAGCTCCGGTGGCGGGCATTGCCATGGGATTAATTAAAGAAAACGATAAATATGCCGTTTTATCTGACATTTTAGGGGACGAAGATCACTTAGGAGATATGGACTTTAAAGTGGCGGGAACATCAAACGGTGTAACGGCTTTACAAATGGATATCAAAATAGAAGGGATTACCAAAGAAATTATGGAACAAGCGCTGGACCAAGCCAAAGAGGGGCGTCTACATATTCTGAGCATTATGAACAAAGTGTTGGATAAACCGCGCTCCCAAGTTTCAGATCTAGCACCGCAGTATGTCACGATGAAAATTAATCCTGAAAAAATTCGTGACGTGATAGGTAAAGGCGGGGTTGTCATTCGAGAAATTACTGAGGCGACCAATTGCGCTATTGATATCTCAGATGATGGGACGATCAAAATTGCCGCTCATACTACCGAAGAAGGCGAGGCCGCAAAGCGACGGATCGAAGAGTTAACGGCTGAGGTTGAGTTAGGTAAAGTTTACGAAGGCACGGTCGTTAAAATTACGGATTTCGGCGCTTTTGTACAAATTCTGCCAAATACTCAAGGTTTAGTGCATATTTCACAAATTGCCCAAGAACGCGTGGAAAACGTCAGGGACTACTTAGAAGAAGGACAAGTGATTCGAGTTAAAGTCATTGAAATTGACCGACAAGGCCGCGTTCGCTTGAGCATGAAACAAATCGATTAA
- a CDS encoding methylglyoxal synthase gives MFFYCDSLIFIQGDPMTVKKIALVAHDRMKKELIEWIKKHQNLLKHHELYATGSTGQAIEKTLNVTVTKMESGPLGGDLQLGAKIVNKEIDILIFFWDPLEAQPHDPDVRALLRIAVVWNLPVACNASTADYLLTSPLFDSDYHPETPDYEAYRNRII, from the coding sequence ATGTTCTTTTATTGTGATAGTCTAATATTCATCCAAGGAGATCCTATGACCGTCAAAAAAATCGCCCTCGTCGCTCACGATCGAATGAAAAAGGAATTAATCGAGTGGATTAAAAAACATCAAAACTTGTTAAAGCACCATGAGCTCTATGCCACTGGCTCAACAGGACAGGCCATCGAAAAAACACTAAACGTAACGGTAACTAAAATGGAAAGCGGTCCGCTGGGAGGCGATCTTCAGCTGGGGGCCAAAATTGTTAACAAAGAAATCGACATTCTAATTTTCTTCTGGGACCCCCTCGAAGCACAGCCCCACGATCCTGATGTACGCGCTTTGCTACGCATCGCTGTCGTGTGGAACCTTCCCGTTGCCTGCAATGCATCAACCGCCGATTATTTACTAACTTCGCCTTTATTTGACAGTGATTATCACCCTGAAACTCCCGATTACGAAGCCTATCGCAATCGGATTATTTAG
- a CDS encoding ComEC/Rec2 family competence protein — protein MNRDLMIIISVVGFCAGCLALFYSVKLPSLTVCIYLLICAGLLIGLAPKHYFSVVLLACCIGFVWSAYQARRIMRWQLALEEINRPVIITGRISTLPQSDPLGVHFEFQLSKFANKKQSTTIRLSWYGKHPKLMVGDKWRLTVKLKPPHGLSNPGGFDYQRWLFIHGIRATGYVINRRPFKLLSRSALEKPVDYLRQSIQNAIQKSVHYPDLAAILSALTVGSRSLLQTSQWQIFQNTGTSHLVAISGLHVGFIAAAILLAY, from the coding sequence ATGAATCGTGATTTGATGATAATCATTAGCGTTGTTGGTTTTTGCGCCGGGTGTTTGGCTTTATTTTATTCGGTAAAACTGCCTTCCTTAACGGTCTGTATTTATTTATTAATTTGTGCGGGTTTATTAATAGGATTAGCGCCCAAGCATTATTTTTCGGTAGTGCTATTGGCTTGTTGTATCGGGTTTGTTTGGAGTGCTTATCAGGCTCGGCGGATTATGAGGTGGCAATTGGCTTTGGAGGAAATCAATCGTCCAGTTATAATAACAGGCCGTATCAGTACGTTGCCGCAAAGCGATCCACTTGGCGTTCATTTTGAATTTCAATTATCGAAATTCGCCAATAAAAAGCAATCGACGACGATTCGTTTAAGTTGGTACGGTAAACATCCTAAGTTGATGGTGGGCGATAAATGGCGGTTAACGGTGAAATTAAAACCGCCACATGGTCTTTCTAATCCGGGTGGGTTTGATTATCAACGATGGTTATTTATTCACGGAATCCGCGCTACAGGTTACGTCATCAATCGACGACCTTTTAAATTATTAAGCCGATCGGCTTTAGAAAAACCCGTTGATTACTTGCGTCAGTCTATTCAGAATGCAATTCAAAAAAGCGTTCATTACCCCGATCTAGCGGCTATTCTTTCAGCGTTAACCGTCGGCTCCCGCAGTTTGTTGCAAACGTCTCAATGGCAAATCTTTCAAAATACCGGAACCAGTCATTTAGTAGCCATATCGGGTTTGCACGTCGGTTTTATTGCAGCGGCTATTCTATTGGCTTATTAA